ATACTTGAGTTTTTATTGCACTTACAGCGTGTAAAGAAAAGTAcaggtaaaaattttgaaagcaGAATTCTAGTTAGAAAGTCTGAGGAAGCTTTCAATGTTTGTGTTCAATCTCCTTATGTTGAATTTCATAATGGCAGCCTTCAAATTTGCTAGATGAAACAAGGGAGAAGAAAGCCTCAGTCAACCatgaaaattctttttctttagtgTTTAACATGTTCTGCGTGGTAGTTTGGAGAGCTCATTTTGTATGGAATGGAAAAAGAATGTTGTTCATGTACTGAACTAGGATGAATCAGGTTGAGTATCTCTATAATCACGCAAGGCTTTTGGTTGGGTATTTGATTATTGTTAAGggttcttatttataaatattcatgtaGAGTCATTAGCAGACGCAAGCTTTATTTGATGATCTGATAGAGTAGATGAATCCATGGCATGATTCTTCTACTTTTTCTGTGGACAGGATGTTGAAATATGTGAGAAGCCTACTCAATTTGTGAGCTCAGGtaaaattggtaagttgtacttttttttttttaccaccTCCTCGAAAAGCTGAACTGGAGATAAATTTACTGCCtttcattgataaatattactaaTGCACTGAGGTTATGTAATTAATGTGCATGAGTTATTGATTAAGGACATGTTTCATGTAGTACCATCATTGATTATGCTTTTGTTTTGGGCTCATATTTATCAAACCTAAATGTGTTTTCTTGTTCTTCAGATGGGTTTAGACGGGAGAATGCATCATCTGATGTCCATTCACAGTCTGAATTTGCCTCTATTTTTAGTAGAAAGATGGAACAAAATGTACGGGTGCTGTTACTGCATTTTTAAGACTCATTTCAAGTAGCCTCCATCACTGCAAAACATAAATTGCTGTTATCTTATTTTGATCATGTAACAGACAGATTGCAGTGTAGTCAAAGAATTTGGTAAAGAATTGTCAATTTTGGGTCAATGCAAGCACCCGAAAACGAGATCTAATGGTCCCTTTTTGCGAAGGGGAAGGCAAAATGGTCAGTCATCATCGAGACAATTGCCTTTTCAGTGTGCTAACAGCCTTTCACGGAAtggggataatcatgcatctAATGGTGTTCTAAAGGGCAGAGCTTCTGCTAGTCCTTTCTGCCAAAATGGGGGAGGTGTGAAGATCAATTATTCCAAGAAgtgagaaatttattttactcaatttttttgtttggtttCGTGTTTATGTCAAATGTTATTACTTGGCGACTTGGAAATGTAGTAATCCTTGACAATGTAGGCAAATTTAGATTTTCAGTTTCTTGCATGATTTGATTGTCGCCATgttagtcttttttttttgtgtgtatGGGGGGGTGGGGTGCCATTAGTTGGCGGCTTGGTGCATTGGAACACACACCcacactctctctctcctctccCTTTGGTGGATGAGGGGCAGTATAAAGGACAAGTGCATGAGTTCAATTCCTGTCATTTTACTTCATACTTGGGTAATGTAGtagaatatttcttaattagaaATACTTAGTAATGGCGCACATGGCCAAATTTTATGGAGAAAGAATAGTATGATGTCCTTGGGCTTTAGTTATGTGAATCTAAGAATCAGGCAGCCTACttcaaactttttcttttccatttaatTTACTTGCCCCGTGTCGTCATTGAAGAACATCCTCTGTCTTGTAGTTTCTCAACTCAGGATTTTGATTGTTGGACCTGATAAGAATGCTTGCATTAGCATAAGTTGTTGATTCTAAAGAATTCAGttcaattcaatcaataagTGTAGCCTGGTTAACTCATTTACTGCACAGAATGTTCACCGTTTTGTTGTTAACAGAAATTGATTGATATTAGCTTCATTGAAGCTTTTCTGGTGGTTGAATTTTACCGGCTGAATTAGAGACACTTTTAGCTTTAGCATTTGGTGTGTATTTGTGAAGGTATTATTAGGAAAGATGGTATTGCATCTCATTTTCTATCTTATGTGCTCcttttattgtaattatatattgtttTGTGTGGGGTTCTTCCTAATAATTTCTTGTTCATTTTTCTATCAAGTATACCATAGTTCTAGTACTTGTGTGCAGACATGGGGACCCTGTTAAATTAGATTTACACTTATAGCATTTTGGTtcagttttaaattttgtaatacttCCATATTATTAAGCATAGGGATATGATCCTCATTGCACTTAGTTTTCATGAATACAACAAATAtttggatttattttaatgaattatttacTTTCTTACATAGTAATTATTGCTATGTTCTGGTGGCAGCAGCGATGTTTGTCAACTCCTACCTTCAAATGGCTCAGGGCCTAGGAAGGTATGTATTTTTTGTCCTCTCTCACATCAAACTTATCATCTGTTGCTTGCCTTTTTCAACTTTGCAACCAGCTACATGGTTCTATTCAAGAGAGGAAATTGGTCCTAATAGGTTACAGAATTATTGGAATTGAAgtataaattatatgttatCTTAAGCCACATCCTATATTATCTTCAGAATGATGTATGACATGCATTTTTGTTTGGACTGATGATCAGATTTTTGTCTAAATTTCCTGTTATTTGTTCTTTGATCTGTATGATTTAGACTCTTGATTGTGCTCGAGGCTTTCAGCAGTAATCTCAAACTTGATTATGACTTTTAAACTGAATGTGTTTATTGCCATGGGGGATGAAGTGATTGGAAAAACTGCTTTCCCAGGAGTTTGTAGAAATCTGCAAAATGTCTTCTAATATCTCCATACATTGATAGACTTAATTCTCAAATGATAGACTTAATCCATTTATGCACATTGCTATCAAGAAGGCAAGACCTGGCTGGCTACAGATTTGAGTTAGGTGACATCTGCTTAATTGTACAGCCTTAACTACTGTCTCTCTGGTTAAAGTGTAGCAGTTTAGTTGTGTTTGACGAATTGCTACACATGCTCGCTTCTATGCCATAGAGTTGATACACCAATGTATGAGTTGGGTGGGAATAGTCCTGTGATAGAAGATGTGATTTGGGATCTTGAATGTAGAAGTATATAGGGTTTTGTTACCAAACAAACCTATACTCTGATAGTTTTACTGAGAATAGCTTGGAGACAGAAAAGGTTTTCTGTTCTAGTTTGGTAGTCCTTGTAACTAAGATGGTTTAATAGATTGAAATGCAATGAAATCTAGCTTAATCCTTCACCGTGGATCAAACTATGAAAAGTAATTGGTGTTCTTCTCGTGGAGAGATATCActattattaaaactaattgaaatattttcttatattgaggcATACATGAACTTCTGAAGTCCAAACAAGTGAAATATTGATAAAACTCCATTTAGGCAACAATGGTATTGCAGTAGAGTTAGATACCTTATTTTCTAAACACATGAGAAGGTTTCCCATGATTAAAACCCAATTAGATCCTTTGTAACATTATTTAGACATCAAAAAGAGACAGAAAGGCCATCTTCATAAACTTCACAAACATGAGTAGATACATATCTTTATTGCTTTTAAGAAAGAATTTTTTTCACAAGTTCAGGGGCAGACAGTTGTTCTTTTAGATGAGGATGAAAGTCAGCTTGTAGAAAAGATGGATCAAGAAAACGAACTTGCTGAATGGTAACCAAATTTCGCAATACTTTTATCCTATCTTATTCTTCTGCATTTCAACTTTCTATTCTGTTGTTTCTGATAACTTTTTGCTTGGTTTCAGCATGAAAGATGCTAAGATCTATTACCCATCCAGGTACTTAAAATTTTTCCTGATGATGTTGATGACTTCTTTGGGAAATAGTATTAAATTTCTGCCATAGATTATTGTGAATCTGCTAATAGTTTCTTGCCTATCTGTTTTAATCAGGGATGATCGTGAATCTGTCGAAATCTGTTACACAGATATAAACAGTCTAGCCCCTAATAGTTTTTTGACATCACCTATTATGAACTTTTACATCAGGTAGTTATGTTTGGTCCTGTTTAGATCTAATTTCATTTACTAGGGCCATAAATGCATGAACagttttatatgattttcCTTTCGTGCAAGGTTCTCTTAATTAATGTTTGTTGTTGTCACATTCTTAGTTGCTGTTTGTTTCATGATGGCTGCATCCCAAGGGCCTGTTTTGAGAACAGCAGTTTGAATGCACTGGCTATTGCAGGCGTTCTGGAGACTTTCCTGAATGCTCAACTTCTTTTGGAGATTCAGcaagagaaattaaaatatccaATAGACAAGGCGTCAGAGCTAACATTCCTTGGGAATAGCAATTATCTGCTTGTCtttagaaattagaaaaatatgagaGGTTGGCTCTGTCTAAACCTGGACAATGGAGAAGAGCCACACTTCAAAGACCAGGGCACTAAAGTATTTTAAGTTTGAAGTAAAGTGATCTAAGAAAACTCAAACTTTGGATTAGAAATTTGAggaaaatatcaaaatcattGACCTACAGGTTATGCAGATAGGTCCACAAAAAGCAATAGCTTCTTTAGCTGTATGAAACAGCAGCAGGCTGATATGTTAAGCACAGTTTAAGAGCATGTCGGGGGAGGGGAAGCTAATATGTAAGAAAgctctttgtttctttcaaaTGTGGCACTTGTGTTCACTGGTCTCACATCTATGCTTGTATGATATTACATAGTTTAaggaaaatatagaattacaTGAATGGCGTTAGACCCAGGAGGACTACTTGTTCATGATGTTGTCATTCTGGCCTGGGAGCCAGCGAGCTGAATGCTAAAGGTGCTTGAGTTAAGCTCTGTTCGCTACCCAGCTCCAAGTTTCTTCTCAAGGGTCATGAAAAGCAGATTTCAACTTGTTGTAATGATTTAcatgtctttttctttcttagtcTTCACAATTTTATTCTGCCCATGTGTTGATGATGAATCTTATTGTATGTATTAAACAACATacttttgatatattatttttatggtcTATGTTGATGCTTAAGGGATGGAATGTTTGAAGTTGGCTAAATTTGGTGACTTGTTGGTTTATTTATCCAGGTATTTACGGCTTCAAACATCTCCAACGAACAAGGCCATAAGTGATTGTCACTTTTTTAATACATTCTTCTACAAGAAGCTGAAACAGGCTGTATCATACAAGGTAGTTTTATCTTTTCAGATTACTTATCAAAAAGCGGAACttatatatctctttttcctTGTGTTGGTTCCTCTAATTTTCCTTGCCACATAAATTCTTGGATCCAAAGTACGTGAATTGCTTCTTACTGGAGCATGTGAAAAACTGAACTACTGAGCTGAGCTTcttagttaaaaataatattcgtGTTGTTTCTTAGCTGCCAGAGTCATTTTAATTTCTGTATGCTTAGAGTACTTTAATAATGACTTCATGGATCTTGGGAGGCAATATTGCTTTAACTGGTGTAAGATTCTCTGAATCATTTTATCTTGAGGCAATTAGTTATGATATGTGGGCATGGCTGCAGCACAGTTTGCAACTTTCATATGTAGTTATGCATAGACATATGTTTTCTATTTGATTGCTGTATCATGTGTAAATTTTCCCACATGATACATTCAACAACTCATCTTCTCTTTTATGTAGGGGAGTGACAAGGAATCCTTTTTTATCAAGTTCAGGAGGTGGTGGAAGGGTGTCAATATATTTCAGAAGGCTTATGTCTTTATTCCAATTCATGATGAGTAAGTTTCTCTTCGTTAGTTTTAACTGCTGTACAAGCTCTGGCctttctaattattattctttttattgctGATTGTTAAAGATATATGCAGGCTGTGATCTTTATCTTATTTCAGTGTTGGACTGACTTTACCAGTAGGACACTGACTTAACTTTCCGAAGATCTAAGGTTCTTAACTAACATAAATTGAGCTTAATGCTATGATAGACTTTAAGAATTAGAGGAGTTATTAATCAATGGAATATGAGTGCGCACTATAATTTCTTGAATTGATGAGAACTATTTATGCAGTTCTCATTGGCTACTATGGTGCAAGTCAAAGGCTCTTGCAATCAGCAGCTTGTATCTCTACCATTGCACTAGAGAATGGGCACTATGAGATGTAAATATATCTTCCTGTAGGTGTTTCCTTTTGTCTGACTCCTGGTTGTGACCCAAAATCATTTTGGACTGGAGGAATTACATGCAGTTATCATTCTTCCTTTGGCATTTCAGTTGTAGGAAACTTAATTAGTCATGTTATATTTTTGGAGGATTGTTTagcaattttttaatttatatttctgtATAATGTTTGttgaattataatattttaagtgcGAGAACCTAGGGTTCTACATGGCTGTGTATGTGTTCCACAAACATGCACAGCTGCATATGCTTTCTGGTTAGAAATGTATATCGGTATTAATAGGCGATAAACGGCAGAAGTATCAgtcaatattattaattagatttttgtCTTGCATCATCTACTTGGTTCAGTTTAGTGCCTGATGGGTTCATTTTACTTTTCCCTAATTAACATGTggaatttgaaattaaatgtTCAAATGATTTCTGCAGTTTATGTTCTCATCACCttcctttctattttttcgCCTAAACTATTTTTGACTTATTTTTTGGTGTTAATGCATCCAGTCTTCACTGGAGCTTGGTTATTATTTGTATCCCAGACAAGGAAGATGAATCAGGACCGATCATACTTCATTTGGATTCTTTAGGACTTCACTCTAGCAAAGaagtttttgaagaaattaaaaggtGGGCAACTGGTCTTTCCAGGAAATTGAgacattttaaaaatcaaccTCCTGCTAAAGAGAAATATCACTGAATTCTTCATTTCACTAAATGCATGAAGTTGGAATGGAAACTTATTTTCTGACCTTCAAAGGTTTCTTGTCTGTGTAGCATTGGGCACTATCATGATAAGACTTAGATTGTGGCATTTATcattatgttatttaattggCTATTGACTATAATACCTTACCGTGAATTGGATTCTAAAGGTTATGTCATTTTTGTGGGGCAGCTATTTGAGACAAGAATGGAACTATATGAATCAAGAAGTTGCTCCTTCAGATATTCCAATTGCAGAACGTATATGGAAACGTCTACCTCGTAGAatagaggaaaaaaaaattgaggtTCAGTTTTTATCAACTGCTCTAAGCCATGGTTAAATTTTGGGGAATAGAATATCTGTCAGCTCTAACCTGTCTGATGCAGTGATTACCTTATTCAAGTTTTGTTGTTAAGCTTCACTGGTTCTGTTGATAATCAACTTGAACTTCACCTCAAATTAGATACCCATTGTTTCATGTCAGGTACCCCAACAAAAAAATGATTATGATTGTGGTCTCTTTGTACTTTACTTCATGGAGCGTTTCATTGAAGAGGCCCCCGAGAggttgaaaaagaaagatttagCAATGGTATTTCCTCCCATTACTAGACTTGAATGGCTTCTTCGGTGTGATATAATTCGATGCagtttatctttttctctttttataattgttgTCTTATTCAGTTTGGCAAGCGGTGGTTCAGACCTGAAGAGGCCTCTGGCTTGAGAGTAAAAATCAGGAAGTTACTTTtggatgaatttaaaaatgcaAATGACACTGACTCTGTTTCAGAATCTCCTCATTTGCCTTCAGGGGTTGCTTCACCCTGAAGCTGATCCAGCTGTGACTCTACTACTTCTCTTTAAGATTTAAGTGTACAATCTGTCTATAGCTCGCAATACTAGTTCGAAATTAGATTGTGTGGAAAGCAATGGTGAAATGACTCTTGTATAGGCCCAAAAATGGGTTCAGATGCCATTAGTGTCACAAAGAAAGATATTGGAAGTGAGTTTTCCCGGACATGGAACTGACCAGTTTTGGCGAGTTAGAAGTCCATTTCAATTGCTTCGGCCAATGTATAGAAGGGAATTGAGATAGAGTTGATCACTGATGATGGTGGCATTTAAGATATTACCCACCAATGAAGctgtaattcttttttaatgtttcTAGGCATTTAATTTAGAATCTCAACATACAGCATCATTCTTCATGTCAAAACAGAGCAAAGCTGAAAAGGACAAGTAATAAATGTTCCACTGGGCGCCATGGAATTGTTAATAATTGTTTTATGGTTAATATATCGACAACTTGTGACTGCTGAGCATAAGAATGGATGTGGCTGGAATTAGGGCATAATCTTGGATTACATTGCTGAGAAGCATGATTTCTGTTGAACCAACTCCATAGTTTGATAACAACATATCAAATGCACAGAGCTGATTGCGCCCCTGTAACtatcatttacttaattatttcataacaTTCGAGTCTTCTGCTGAAACCAATTTGTGTTCATCTCCGGGTGTAGAGCTGGTATGAGACACTGTTTATTAAGTGTTTCTTTCCTTGTTATcatagaaataattattatcttataaaaaatgataagacCTTTTAATAGTTTCTGTAATTCAAAACAAAATCTTTATAAGTTTCAAAAgtgtataaatttttaatactgtcttgattattttagtattCTCAATTTTCGATGATAACTTATAATCACaagctaataaaataatactgtttttctatatttgaataaaattataatatagtaTTTTCGTATTGGTAATTCAAAACAAATGATGGTTAATTTGTTTCTAATTCCCTTAATCCCTAATTTTTAATCTATGTTCTAaatattaggaaaaaaaatttgggCGGACCGTTTTCTCCCTGAACTGAGAGGGTATATAGTCCATGAAAGACTCGATCCAagtaaaaaattgaatattggCGTCTGTTCTTATCAACGTGGGAGGCAGGCAGGCTGTCTTTTTATTCCTTGCTGATATAGCAGTTACTtctgcttcttttcttttcgttCTTCTAGTTTCTGCATGGACAGCCTTAGTTCGGCAGTAGCagtgaaattaaaagaaaaccataCTGTGAATGTCAAAAGGATAGACGCCGAAAAGGAGGAGGTAATtgacttcttctttttttctctgttaaaaaaaattagggttaTGTGATTGGGGATTGAAATTTTCAGTTTCAGAGTTGAGGTTTTTTGTGTTCGGACTTTTTAAGAAATCGGGGATTTTAATacattgatttctttttcaatctcCGCTGCTATACTGGTGCGACTATGTTCGCTTTCCTCTCGTCTCTTCTTcccttttaatttaattctcatgttcttttttatttgttgttatCAATCTGAGAAATGAATTTCCTGATTGTTTAGGCCAGTCTGACCAGAAGTGACTTGAAATTCTGAATTTCATTTCTAATGAGTGTCATGATACTTCACTAATGATTAAAACTAAGTTATTCAAATGTTATTCCAAGTTGTTGCTTTGCTTCCACTTTAGGATTATAGTTCAGCTTGCTGttgattttactttaattaattattttaggtTGCTGTTCTAATATACATTCTTGTTTCGAATTTACTACAGTGAACTTACtttgttttatgtttaatgTTGCTATATTAACTCAATTTGGGAGTTTTAGTTCCTATTATCAATTAGTATTAGTCTTTGAAATTTCATCGTGATTCCCTCTTTCATTTTTGCATGACAAGCACACATTATGATTGGATTTAGTGTTTATTAGGTAGATTACACATAAgcatgttatttttatttttctgaattCAGTAAGGCTGCTACTTTTCTAGATTCATTAAAGATATACCGTCCATTAATTTCTTGTCTGAACGTTATGTCTCCTTTAACTTCTTTTTTGAACATTACGTCCATTGCTAATCTAGTGTATTAACCATATTTCCCAGTTCAATTTATCAGCAAACACTAACAGAATTTCTATGTCTCAAATCTGTATCATAAAACCATCAAAGGACAGGTCGTCAATGTGATTGGAAGAAGAAATTGGTGGTTAGTTACTGAACTGAGTTTGATATCAGTTTTCAAGGGAGAGAGACTTGAGAGAGTAACAGAGAAGAAAGCTGGGTTGTGTTAGGAATTTTGGATTCAAAAGCAAAACACTAGTGGTTTATAAATCAAGTATTTTGGAAAGGGAAAACAACAGAGACAATGCCTCGATACAAAGATGAGGCTCCTGCGATTCGTGTTTATACAATCTGCGATGAATCAAGATATTTGATTGTAAGAAATGTTCCGGCTTTAGGTTGTGGCGACGATTTGCTCAAACTTTTCGCTTCTTATGGAGACGTTGAAGAGTAATAATtcacttccttttctttttcttatttttcttttaaattcgtTTTTTGTCCTctagattaatattttattttattagcttCAAACCAATGGATGCAGAAGATTGCGACCAATTTACTGATGTTTACTGGATTAAATTTAGCTTAGTCTGCAATGCCAGGTCATTCACTTTTTGCATTTCTcaattttgtataattatctACTATGTAGTGGCATGCTATTGAATGTTTCTTTTAGCAGGTTTGCAAAGAGAAAATTGGATGAGTATGTTTTTATGGGGAATAGATTGCAGGTTTCATATGCACCTCATTTTGAGACCCTCTCTGATACTAAAGACAAGTTAGAAGGCCGAATTAAGGAAGTCCTTTCCAGGTTGAACCGTGAGTTTTCCTTTCTATGCGAAATGAACAACCTCTACTATTGGTATTTATCATTGCATTTTGTTCCTGATTCATGTTCTGTCTGTGTGACTTCAGCTGGAAGATCTAAGGGGTCTAGAGTTCAAAATCCAGGTGCTTCCAATGAGGCTTCATTGCTCGCTGCTGTGTGAGTGACTTCCTGTCTTATTCTTCGctataaaagtattattttttgatggTTTAGGTTTTACCCTAGTGGATTTGTAACTTGTTTTTCCTTTCTGTAGGGAGTCTGCAGGATCACAACATAACAAGTCTCAGATTAATGATCCTCCTATCACACGGGTTTCCTCTAATCAGGTTTTGTTGTTGCACTTTTATGACAACTCttgttttttctctttttctagGTTCTTTTTAAGCCCTTCAATTGCATTGTAAAGTACAGAACTGGTTTCTGATCTGAAGATGGTTACATGAAGATTTCCTACTTATGCTACCATTAGATAGAGATTCTAATAATTGCAATGTTGTAAAGCTGAGTAGtttgggtttgtttttttaattctatttatcaTGTAATTTTTCTCAAGATTATATTTAGCTGAAACAgttttataattcttaatattgTGGTTATTTGCAGGAATATTTTCCTTCCCAATCTATGAATCAGACTGTTAGCTTGGTTAGGGAAAAGCTCAATAAGGTGACTATTGACTAATCTGCAGCTAtctgttgtttttctttttgttaaatcttacagaaaagtgaagaaaaaaaggaggaAAATCCCTTATTTGTTTGCTTCTGTTTTAGATTCAATCAAGTTCTGAACATCTACAAGCTGTACCTGCTTCCAAGAAATCACGAGTAGACAATAGAAGGCGGATATAATGGAACACTATGACAGCAATTTTGTAGTTGCAaaacttgaattttttttttgccctTTTGTCTGAGGTGGTTTTACCCCCTCGCCTAAATGGCTTTCATTATCGGATCAGCTGCATATGTAAACTGAAATCAGATTGTACTTTTTAGATGCTGATTTCTAGCATGCGGAAAATTGTTTTCCTAATTTTCCATAGTAGCATGTATAACAATTGTTTGATAAAACTCTTATTTATTAGTGGATCAAAGAAGACTTGTGCATACAAGGGATTCTGTTGTCTTTCTTAGTACTGGGAAGGTAATCTTAAAAGCACGCCAGGATC
The sequence above is drawn from the Ricinus communis isolate WT05 ecotype wild-type chromosome 7, ASM1957865v1, whole genome shotgun sequence genome and encodes:
- the LOC8282582 gene encoding RNA-binding protein 48 isoform X2, producing the protein MPRYKDEAPAIRVYTICDESRYLIVRNVPALGCGDDLLKLFASYGDVEDFKPMDAEDCDQFTDVYWIKFSLVCNARFAKRKLDEYVFMGNRLQVSYAPHFETLSDTKDKLEGRIKEVLSRLNPGRSKGSRVQNPGASNEASLLAAVESAGSQHNKSQINDPPITRVSSNQEYFPSQSMNQTVSLVREKLNKIQSSSEHLQAVPASKKSRVDNRRRI
- the LOC8282582 gene encoding RNA-binding protein 48 isoform X1 translates to MPRYKDEAPAIRVYTICDESRYLIVRNVPALGCGDDLLKLFASYGDVEDFKPMDAEDCDQFTDVYWIKFSLVCNASRFAKRKLDEYVFMGNRLQVSYAPHFETLSDTKDKLEGRIKEVLSRLNPGRSKGSRVQNPGASNEASLLAAVESAGSQHNKSQINDPPITRVSSNQEYFPSQSMNQTVSLVREKLNKIQSSSEHLQAVPASKKSRVDNRRRI